One region of Termitidicoccus mucosus genomic DNA includes:
- a CDS encoding type IV secretory system conjugative DNA transfer family protein translates to MVAPVSGGGMEDGEDDMFVSLVVERPDGEAGVLEGAVTPGMLREYERAEALLQAEVSASGGVAASLPGVTVESPPVVPLFYEGTEELDSRMKQWGLHPVFGPAFKFCLGAAARIADILTASFATSRSRLVYSKFNLGLGFLCLFFAPLVYFAVTWFALDSSLVMPGVLRRVLGIVRWAVPPLCFVAGWSFLLGGLRQQQGMAFRECLREYYDPIPAFSAAPVFSIGHLLLSLKDTHVNFISFGGIGSGKTASFVNPMLLQFFRKLNNPDPFAVTARFGGLILDVKGDFIDFVIYCFRLTGRPLTDLVIIDPDIDLIRYNPLDGADRMRFADEGAEKLVTIMRLISANKGGGSKDPYWDNTSKSVIAAVLRTLQVLRETGSISLADVGRYARDDDMMEALIREATERLARDRYRLSEEEYYGYLDSVTKLRTEWVKLSDNTKSILKTTISEMLGPIVASATLQKVFCRDTNFSFRQSVTEGKVVLFRGGSLPKSTNRLLAACLKLDFQAWARRRNGGTMALYGLDKEGRDRTILYVNDEYQEMVTTGQGGDEEFFGVSRSCKVCAIMATQHVSSLYNAVGGPESQTHTLIHNLCTKVFLNSPDSKTGELGEYLGGKFLEEELRETVDRGDNILPVRGDPAGNSVAVEKKLQDSFRKDRFANLLTMDLEKSKDGPWYSEAFVYHYNSVTKGASKMFFTRLAHCYAPRNYMAELSHAYTMLLRDRNAQRQVMTSMLGLQAHAAVLRERKMLEYAEARAVAEHDLIERACPVEYRSREESSSELFARYNQEVEKAKEEMKTASPEQKKALELYRDRMFAQACKYKVDQLIVTSSRACSMFAGMLPLTNLIDGVVLQETAPPGAPDLDDPLVDSSLFEYANEVRRGLSGKPALLYRVPHGGLALSEDGTDLHSGFEDFEFPKNVRPTEEDAVDLDADYEGDEILDSWDDSRLEAGTDDSFDDEFVSDAEARVSGQASSASAMEGAAAIVSAGSKGVGHLFAGDFARGGALIKKALDSARVSGGAEPVQTASVSAAAEEKPTGSPDDSPEGEGGA, encoded by the coding sequence ATGGTTGCGCCGGTTTCCGGCGGGGGCATGGAGGACGGGGAGGACGACATGTTTGTCTCCCTGGTCGTGGAGCGCCCGGACGGGGAGGCGGGGGTGCTGGAGGGCGCGGTGACGCCGGGCATGCTCAGGGAGTATGAGCGCGCGGAGGCGTTGTTGCAGGCGGAGGTGTCCGCATCCGGCGGCGTGGCCGCCTCGCTGCCCGGGGTTACCGTGGAGTCGCCGCCGGTCGTGCCTTTGTTTTACGAGGGCACGGAGGAACTGGATTCCCGGATGAAGCAATGGGGCCTGCATCCGGTGTTCGGCCCGGCGTTCAAGTTTTGCCTGGGGGCGGCCGCGCGGATCGCGGATATCCTGACGGCGTCTTTTGCCACTTCCCGCAGCCGGCTGGTTTATTCCAAGTTCAACCTGGGCCTCGGTTTTTTGTGCCTTTTTTTTGCGCCCCTGGTTTATTTTGCGGTGACGTGGTTCGCGCTGGATTCCAGCCTGGTGATGCCCGGGGTTTTGCGCCGGGTTCTCGGCATTGTGCGCTGGGCGGTCCCGCCGTTGTGTTTTGTGGCGGGCTGGAGTTTTTTACTGGGTGGTTTGCGGCAGCAGCAGGGAATGGCTTTCCGGGAGTGTCTGCGCGAATATTATGATCCCATCCCCGCGTTTTCGGCCGCGCCGGTGTTTTCGATCGGGCATTTGCTTTTGTCCCTCAAAGACACGCATGTTAATTTTATCAGTTTCGGGGGCATCGGCTCCGGCAAGACCGCCAGTTTCGTCAATCCGATGTTACTGCAATTTTTTAGAAAATTGAATAATCCGGATCCGTTTGCAGTGACCGCCCGGTTCGGTGGATTGATTCTGGACGTGAAGGGGGATTTTATAGATTTTGTCATATATTGTTTCCGGCTGACGGGCCGGCCCCTGACGGATCTGGTCATTATTGACCCGGATATTGATTTGATCCGGTACAATCCCCTGGACGGGGCGGACCGGATGCGGTTTGCCGATGAAGGCGCGGAAAAATTGGTGACCATCATGCGGTTGATTTCCGCGAACAAGGGGGGCGGTTCGAAGGACCCGTATTGGGACAACACCTCCAAGTCGGTGATTGCGGCGGTGTTGAGGACATTGCAGGTTTTGCGCGAGACGGGGTCGATTTCCCTGGCGGACGTGGGGCGTTACGCGCGGGACGACGACATGATGGAGGCACTGATCCGGGAGGCGACGGAGCGTCTGGCCCGGGATCGTTACAGGTTATCGGAGGAGGAATATTACGGTTATCTGGATTCGGTTACAAAATTGCGCACGGAATGGGTGAAACTTTCGGACAATACGAAGTCGATTCTAAAGACGACGATTTCGGAGATGCTGGGCCCCATCGTGGCTTCGGCCACGTTGCAGAAGGTGTTTTGCCGGGACACGAATTTTTCCTTCAGGCAGAGCGTCACGGAGGGCAAGGTGGTGCTGTTTCGGGGCGGTTCGCTGCCCAAGAGCACCAACCGGCTGCTGGCCGCCTGCTTGAAACTGGATTTCCAGGCGTGGGCGCGCCGCCGCAATGGCGGGACGATGGCCTTGTATGGGCTGGACAAGGAGGGCAGGGATCGGACGATTTTATATGTCAACGACGAATACCAGGAAATGGTGACGACGGGGCAGGGGGGCGACGAGGAATTTTTCGGGGTGTCGCGCTCGTGCAAGGTGTGCGCGATCATGGCGACTCAGCATGTGTCTTCCTTGTATAACGCCGTGGGCGGGCCGGAAAGCCAGACCCATACCTTGATCCATAATCTCTGCACTAAGGTTTTTTTAAACAGTCCCGACTCGAAGACGGGGGAGCTGGGCGAGTATTTGGGCGGAAAGTTTTTGGAGGAGGAGCTGCGCGAGACGGTGGACCGGGGCGACAATATATTGCCCGTCCGGGGCGATCCCGCGGGCAATTCCGTCGCGGTGGAGAAAAAATTGCAGGATAGTTTCCGCAAGGATCGCTTCGCGAACCTGCTGACCATGGACCTGGAAAAGTCGAAGGACGGGCCGTGGTATTCGGAGGCGTTCGTTTATCACTACAATAGTGTCACCAAGGGTGCCTCGAAAATGTTTTTCACCCGGCTGGCGCATTGTTATGCGCCGCGTAATTACATGGCGGAGCTGTCCCATGCGTACACGATGCTGCTGAGGGATCGCAACGCGCAGCGGCAGGTGATGACCTCGATGCTGGGTTTGCAGGCGCATGCCGCGGTGCTGCGGGAGCGGAAGATGCTGGAGTATGCGGAGGCGCGCGCGGTGGCGGAGCATGATTTGATCGAGCGGGCCTGTCCGGTGGAATATCGTTCGAGGGAGGAATCCTCCAGCGAGTTGTTTGCGCGCTACAATCAGGAGGTGGAGAAGGCGAAGGAGGAGATGAAGACGGCATCGCCGGAGCAGAAAAAGGCGCTGGAGCTGTATCGGGACCGGATGTTCGCCCAAGCGTGCAAATACAAGGTGGATCAGCTTATTGTCACTTCGTCCCGGGCCTGTTCGATGTTTGCAGGCATGCTGCCGCTGACCAATTTGATTGACGGGGTGGTGTTGCAGGAAACCGCGCCTCCGGGGGCCCCGGATTTGGATGATCCCCTGGTCGATTCTTCCCTGTTCGAGTATGCGAATGAGGTGAGGCGCGGGCTTTCGGGAAAGCCTGCCTTATTGTATCGGGTTCCACATGGCGGTTTGGCGTTATCGGAGGATGGCACGGATTTGCATTCGGGCTTCGAGGATTTTGAATTTCCCAAAAATGTGCGCCCGACGGAGGAGGATGCGGTGGATCTTGATGCGGATTATGAGGGGGATGAAATATTGGATTCTTGGGATGATTCCCGTCTGGAGGCCGGGACTGATGATTCGTTTGACGATGAATTTGTATCGGATGCGGAGGCGCGGGTTTCCGGCCAGGCATCCTCCGCGTCCGCCATGGAGGGAGCCGCGGCGATTGTTTCGGCGGGCTCGAAAGGCGTGGGGCATTTGTTTGCGGGGGATTTTGCGCGGGGTGGGGCTTTGATTAAAAAAGCACTGGATTCCGCCCGCGTGTCCGGCGGTGCGGAACCGGTGCAGACGGCTTCGGTGTCCGCGGCTGCGGAGGAAAAGCCGACCGGTAGCCCGGATGATTCTCCGGAAGGGGAGGGTGGGGCATGA
- a CDS encoding transposase — protein sequence MPPSGLSTVCIANRLRGQKIPAQVSGKLRKRTNVIGTCQSGKLVASMVFEGACNAAVVEAYFEKVLLPVLPEGSVVVLDNARFHHGSAAAELSAAKGIRLKYLPPYSPDLNPIEHFWAKFKRLLRPLLPSSNNPFQTIINLCQCC from the coding sequence GTGCCACCGAGTGGATTGAGCACGGTTTGTATCGCGAACAGGCTGCGCGGGCAAAAGATCCCCGCCCAAGTGAGCGGAAAGTTACGCAAACGCACCAATGTAATCGGAACCTGTCAGTCAGGGAAACTGGTGGCCTCGATGGTGTTTGAAGGAGCCTGCAACGCGGCAGTGGTGGAGGCGTATTTTGAGAAAGTGCTGCTGCCGGTGTTGCCCGAAGGGAGCGTGGTGGTGCTCGACAACGCGCGATTCCACCACGGCTCCGCTGCGGCGGAACTGTCCGCCGCGAAGGGGATAAGACTCAAATACCTCCCACCCTATTCGCCCGACCTTAATCCGATCGAACACTTCTGGGCTAAATTCAAAAGGCTTCTGCGTCCGCTGCTTCCCTCTTCCAACAATCCCTTCCAAACCATCATCAATTTGTGTCAATGTTGTTAG
- a CDS encoding HU family DNA-binding protein, with amino-acid sequence MTKREIVLEIYEKTEIPQKEVVTTVQMTLDIIMRALAEGRNAELRNFGVLEVPKRRARVGRNPREPGVDVVIPARAAVKFKSGKILKQFLKKIDTAKL; translated from the coding sequence CTGACCAAACGAGAAATCGTTCTGGAAATCTACGAGAAGACGGAGATTCCGCAGAAAGAGGTCGTCACGACCGTTCAGATGACGCTCGACATCATCATGAGGGCTCTCGCGGAGGGCCGTAATGCCGAGCTTCGCAATTTCGGCGTCCTGGAAGTGCCAAAACGCAGAGCCCGTGTCGGCCGCAACCCGAGAGAACCCGGCGTGGACGTTGTCATCCCCGCGCGCGCCGCGGTCAAGTTCAAGTCCGGCAAGATACTCAAACAGTTTCTCAAAAAAATCGACACGGCGAAACTCTAG
- a CDS encoding ATP-binding protein — protein MNWDNLDDRRLLLSGPAAIAGTLRLDQLQKKISVATLDELHKYPKWKSLLKGFFDTHGKKVRLIVTGSSRLDVFRRGGDSLMGRYLLYRMHPWTVAECLYTDLPLDPIRQPQEISGEDWDALWVHGGFPEPFIKRDPRFTRRWAALRHEQLSREDLREVTQVQDLGTIELLMRLLGGRSGQQLVYANLAHETGVSLNTIKRWIDLLGRLHYGFLIRPWFKNVT, from the coding sequence TTGAATTGGGACAACCTTGATGACCGGAGACTCCTGCTCTCAGGACCGGCGGCGATCGCCGGCACATTGCGGCTCGATCAACTCCAGAAAAAGATTTCCGTCGCCACGCTTGACGAACTCCATAAATACCCGAAATGGAAATCGCTCTTAAAGGGTTTCTTCGACACGCATGGGAAAAAGGTGCGGCTGATCGTTACCGGCAGTTCAAGGCTTGATGTCTTTCGGCGCGGGGGCGACAGTTTGATGGGCCGATATTTGCTGTATCGCATGCACCCATGGACGGTGGCCGAGTGCTTGTATACCGATCTCCCCCTTGACCCGATCCGCCAGCCACAGGAAATCTCCGGGGAAGACTGGGATGCGCTTTGGGTGCATGGCGGGTTTCCCGAGCCATTCATCAAACGCGACCCTCGTTTCACCAGGCGCTGGGCCGCGCTGCGCCATGAGCAACTTTCGCGTGAAGATCTGCGTGAGGTAACCCAAGTGCAGGATCTTGGCACAATCGAATTATTGATGCGGCTGTTGGGGGGACGCTCGGGGCAACAACTTGTTTATGCAAACCTCGCCCATGAAACCGGCGTCTCTCTCAACACCATCAAACGCTGGATCGACTTGCTGGGACGGTTGCATTATGGTTTTCTTATTCGCCCTTGGTTCAAAAATGTGACCTAG